TGCCTACATTCGTTCGTCAATTGTCGAGGCGCCGTCGGTCTTGACATGAATGTATGGGTTAGAGGCGACACGAAGCAAGAAGTGATCTCAGCATGCCGGAACATACGGTTTCTCCCTCGTCTACCTCTAGGACCGTGTTGTTTGCGGCAGCTCCTGGGGTGCTGGCGTTGGGCGAGGCAGCTGGTGGATCCGAAGGCTGCGCTGCGGTGGTTTCCGCAGCTGTAGAGGAACCGGCTGCGGGCGAGGCAGCCGAGGCAACTGGCGGGTTTGAACTGTGCCCTTCAGTTGTTTCCGCCGCGGCAGGGGAGTCGAGTCGGCTGGCTGTGGTCTCGGCCATTGTGGAACCGCCTACCAGAAGTGGTGTCGAAGCTTGATCTAAATGCGTGAAGACGCCTCCGAGTTGGTTGCAAGGCAAGGAAACCTATCAAGGACCGGCACTGAGTTGAGGTTGAAGAACAAAAGCAAGTGGACAGGTTGCCTTTGAAGACGGGAGGCCCGCCGCACTCTAACCTTTTGTACTCATCTCCTGCACCCTGCATCTTGCTCAATTCTGGTCTAGCCTACTGCTTGCGAGCGAGGAAAGTCACCAATCGCTCCCGTTGGTGCTGTGCCACCTAGATGCGCCAACAACCAGCAGATTGTCACTCTTATCCACTGTCGATTGGCTTGCAAAAAGCACATCCTTGTTACCCCTCTTCAGAGATCAGGGGGGGTAGCTTCGTCGCCAGTGAAGTCAGTCGGATGTGGGCGCTTGCTTATCTTCTATTCGCTGTGTAGACTTTGTGGCTCGTTTGAATAACAGGCTGATTTGTCTTGTTAGCAAAGTCAAGATCGCCAGCGTAGCATACTTGCGTAGCCTCACAAAGACTTGAGCGTAGAGGGAACAAAGCTCTTGCGCATACGCGTCTAACTACAGGCATAATTAGGAACCAAAAGGGGATGCGCTTTTAACAAAAGGAACGATCGACGTTGGCCTGATTCGAACAGACGCTCCCGAAGGAACAAGATTTCTAGTCTTGCGCATTAGACCACTCTGCCACAACGCCTCGAGCCCACTTGAGTGTGGATACAATGTTTGTGATGGGTACTCACTATGGATAACGACCCGTGGTTTCATGGCCGTTAATCTAGATTTAGTTGACAAACTCCTAAGAATAATTGTGCATATCAGCTACTTAACATATCACCAACGCGTTAAAGTTTAAGTTTATATTTTGCATTGTTACTTTCGGTAGTAATTTTAGTAGTAGTTCGGCTTTTATAATTATGAATTGCACATTCAACATTTGCAGTACTAGCTAGACTGCTTTTTAAGTCATTTGTGTGTAAGTCAGGAATTAGTGTAGGATGTGCCCGTTCCAATAATCGACTCTTGTCATGGGATCGATTGTGTTCTTCGATTCAATTTGCCCAAGACTGAGGAGAAATTTTACCAGCTTAAATTTTATTCTACGTAGCTAAATTCGACTGGATGTCGGTAATTAAACATTTTCCCCATGCTAGGAacggaaagaaaagaaatcTCTCTGTTCCATGCTGTTGGATGCTACCAACTCATAGGTTTGTCGATCAGTCTTGTAGATAGGATGGCATGACCTGGGCTTTGGCGCTCTACCGTTCCAAAATTCCAGCTAAGCAGAACAGACCCAACCAAAACTCATCGAGACGATGCTGCCACTGCACAGACTGCGAAactccttgccgtccttcaAAACAGGAACGCACGTCTCAACGGTCTTGTTCGTAGTCCGGTCGACAACAGCAGTGACTTCCGGCATGGCGTAAAGGGGGACGTTGTCATCCACGCATGCCAGCTCGAGGTTGCGGtaggtggtgttggtggcgTCGTCGGTGATGTTGAAAGGGTTGCGACAGATGGGGTCAAAGACGTAGGTCTCGTAGACCCGGATCTCGGTCCATGTCGCCGTGCCCTTGATCGCGCCGCGCTTGTCGCAGACTTCGACCAGCTCCTGCGTCGTGGTGGGGGTGAAGGGGGACCAGGCGACAAACCGACTACCGTGAGGGTAACCGATAGATCCCAGATTGATCGTGGGCAGGATAGCGTGGGCAACGGCCACAAGAGAGGCTGCGAGGATGGTAGAGAGCTGCATGGTTCGCTTGGGGGTGGAGGATAGACGCTTCGTGGTTTTTAAAGAGTTGGTTGAGTTGAATCGAATGAGTTTTCAACGACTGTTTGGGTCGGCTTTCGGCTATTAAGTATTCGATCTATCAGAAATTGCAATATCTTGTTGATTCAAGCCTGGAAACATGCCACCAAAGGACTCCCTGCGGTGAGTGGTTCGCTCGGACTTCCTTGCCGTCATTCTCTCCACGGAGCAGAAAATTGATGGTCTAGACAGGGGCCCCTGCCATAAGATCCCCATTCATCAGTGATCGACTCTCCGTGTGGCTCATGAATCCAGTGAGCTACTTCTAGATCAGGGCTGCAACGCATGAAAGCCCAGTTTAGGTCCGAAATAGCCTTTGCTGGTTTTTGGACATGATTGTACCTGTCTGCGCTATCTTGTACCACTAACCGTAGTTCATGAGGTCAATCTATGGGCGTTTTTCAAGAACGGTGTTCTAGCAACAGGACCCGGTGGCCGTAAGCGACGGCACATTACGGCAATTGCGACAGTTAAAAATGGGTTGAAGAGCCGGCAATGGTGAATACGAGAAAATGTTGCCTTGGACTGCAAGCTACCGGCAATTGGCGGGGATATCATGCAATCCTTCTCGTATAACTTTCGAATATCAAGAGCAATTGAGGCAATGTAGAAAGTTCATGGTACATGTCGAAGTATTTAAAACTGTCATAAAGCAAATGCAACTTCCATATAGACAGACATCAACACTGTCGTTCAGGGGCACGATATCTGGAACAAAGAAACGCAAGCTCGAGACCCTAGCATGTGTCTTGCATGTAACAACATTCATAAACTCCTTCAGACTTGCATAGCCATAGGATGACCCAAGTTGCTTTCGCTATGATGGCCATGACGTAGCGAAATTACGCAAGTCGCCCTTCGTTTCCATCGGCGAAAACTCCAGTTTAGCTCCCTATATAGCTTAAAGGACGGCCAGGTCAATTGCTATCATGCTATACCGCCACAGGGAAAACCATTTGCTACCAAGCACGTGTCAAGCTCCTGTCCAGAAAAACTTAGGAGTCAGCCTCCGTTGCAGTACCCGCCTGCTCTTCGGTTCCCTCAGACGCCTCCGGTTTCCGTGCGTAGACGACATGCCTGACTCAAGTTAGTAGTGTGATCTCACATCTGATATGGCATGAGTAGCCGAGAGGGTCAACTTACAGTTTGTAGTACGGTTGAAGCGAGGAGTCCCTCATGGCCTTTCGCGCCTCGCTCATGAACACTAAAATCTCGGCGTACTCCCATCCCATGATCTCCTTGAGCAGGAAAGTTCCGAACCCTTCAAGGGACTGGTTGAGGTACTCGAGGTTGCAAATGCCGACTTCCCTCAGCACAGGGTCCGCGGGCCACGGTCCGACAGGGACCGGCCAGCTCTTCTCCACAATGTCGACAAACCCAGCCGCTCCCAGAGCGTCCGCTATGCCGTGGTTGCGCGTTTGTTTTCCGGTCTTGCCAAGGCGTTCCAATGCCGGGAACATAACGTCAGCCCATCTCGTGAAGATGTGGTCTTTATCGAGAGAATCGCCGAACTTCTGAGAGTGGATTTGGAAGTCGAACTCTTTGATCTCGAACCAACCACCAGGCTGAAGATGTTCGAAAGCCTGCTCATACATCCTCGGCCAATCCGAGACGCTTCCCTCGAGGTTACGAACATGGATGAAGTCGAAGAACTCGACTGGCCATGTCCAAGGCCGTTCAATATCGTCAATCTGGAATTTGCAGTTCGGAGGGGTCCAGGAAGGCTGGATTGGTGATATATCAACGCCTGTGACGTCGGCGGAGGGGAATTCATCCGCGAAATCACTATCAATTCTGTTAGTCGCATGCAAAGGGAATTCCTCGCCAAAGAAAGACTTACATGGCCCATATGCCGGTTCCTgtgccgaggtcgaggacttTCTGTGGGAACGATGAGTTTCCAGCACTTCAACGGCCAAATGACTCCAGAGGTTGTGACCAGAATACTTACGTGAGATTTGTTTCCGATTGGGGCTAGGAACAGCTTGTCTTCAAGAAACAGCGTCTGCCAATAATGGCTGTCCCGTCGTTAGACACGATTGAATAAGAAGGACTCGGATCAGGTCACTCCCTACTCTAAGGCAGTGTAGGGGAACTGCAGGTCCAACTTACTTCAGATCGAGGGCTTCGTTTTGCTTCTCATCGTTTGGGCCCCAATAGTCCGTCTTCTGCGTATAAGTGCGCCCGTGGAGACGGCGATACTCGGTGACACTTTCGGTCAATGATGCGGTCGAAGACGTGGTGACACTGTATTGTACGATGAGCGTTTTTTGCCACTGTTTGGCCAAACTTGAACTCACCTCCCGGTGTCTGTGAAGCCGTCATCGTCTCCATCTTCGACGGCGTTGATGGGGGCCTACGCAAGATCTATAATCAGCCCCAAAACGGGCAAAGACATCTCGTTGATGTCAAATGGAATCGATTCTGGAATTTCTGCTACTCACAGCGACGATTGCACCCACAGTAGGACCCGTGTCAACGCTGGTGGGAGCCTGGCCGTTTGCCGTTGTAGGAGCGTTTGTCGCCATGTCGAGAAGGTCGGGAATACAGTCGCCGGCAAGAACAGGGCTTCTGGGGGAAAAGTCGAGTCCTCGAGAAGTGAACGATGAGTTCTTCGGTATTGATTGAGGAGTAACCGGGtgctcccccctctcttcttAAGAGTCCTCGGACGTTCCTGTGCCTGAGGCCATGTCAAGTTATCGACTTCCAACGGCATAATAGTCTGCATGTGTGCCTTGCGTTCTGCGGGCGGGATCACAATACGGCAAGGGTCGAGGCGGGAATCCGGCGCCCCGACGAATTAAACCATGCTGCTTTGCAGTGTTAGGCGCATGTTCTATGCCAGTTGCGGAAGGTCTAAGGCTCATGGGGCACCGGACAGGAACAACCAACATGAGATGCCACAATTGCTGCGGCGACAAACAATTTTCCATTGTCTAGGCCTAGGCCGCGGATGGTTCACCCGCGCAGCCCGGAGCTAATTGAATATGAGAggggaaagagaaaaaaacaTCGGTTACGAACCAATAGCCGTTGGTCGCTAATGCTGCTTAAGATGCGGATGTTATGGTTCTACCAAACAAGAGTTCATAAGTGCGAACCAATAAGAGACAGAGGGCATGTCTTCAGTTCCACGTGTGGGCCCTTGATCCAGCTCGCGAGAGAACAAATTCACATGCTGCTTGGCGATGTGTCTCTGATGATGCAGCTTTATGCTGCCGTTGGTTGAGTTGAAGGGTCTGGTACCGCATGTCACTCTTCAAAGCTACACAGCAACAACCGGCCAGTAAGAAAGGAGCTTGTACCGCAAGACGAGTCGTTCCgttgttttcttttctctaCGCTTAATCTTATGGCCCCCAAGCTGCGGGCTGACTCACCAGGAAACTCAACGAAACATGCTAAGCTTGAACCTACCTTTTATGGCTCTGGTCCCCGGCAAAGCATGACGTTCCACCATGGTCGATTCTGTCCAGAGCTGAGTCATGAACAGCGAACAGCTcattgctgctgctcaacTGAAGCTGTCCCGGTGTGTGTCGGGGCCGCGTACAgcgggccgccgccgaaacGAGATAACGCGAAACAGGCGACGAAGCTTTTCCGGACGATCTTCGGTCTCGGTGTGCTTCCGACTCGAACGGCGTCTCATGGAGGGGGGCACAGCAGGAGCCGGCCGGCAGCTTTTGCAACGAACTCCTTCGGCTCCTCTGGCCCTACGGCTGGGTCCCCAATGACGACAACAGAAAACCGTCCCTGACTCGCATGCCAGCACCAAATGGCTTCCACACCCTCGTGCTGATCTCGATTGTAGTGACGCACGTTCCTGCGGCATCGAAGTCTAATACTTCTCCTCGGGGAAAGGCGGGGGTCTCGCCTCCGCCGTTGAAAATCTGTTCCAAAGACGTCCGCCTTTCCCGGGGGGGCTGGTTGTCGTCTTGGGAGACGCCGTGAATACCGGCCTCTTGGGCTCGAAGCCGAGGTCACTACTAAGCCATTCCAAGACCACTCCCTGAAGAGAAAATTGAAGTTGTGACTGTTTGGCAAGCTGAGCGCTAGTGGCAGCGCCGGTCAAAACCGACCTCCAGTCCGAACTCCGCGCCGTCAAACAGCTCTCGGTCGTGGTCTCCACGCCATTACCAACTTCCAGACCGTGCCTTGTTCTTCGCGGCAGAACCCCATACGATGTACTGCGTCGTCAGGGGGCCCCCGTGCAAGTGTTCGGAGATCATCGCTAGACACCCTCTCGCGAATGGTGTGGCAaacctcccctcccctcccctgaGGAGAACTGTAGTGTGACGACTGCCCCGGGCTGCAAGGGAGCAGAACGTCGCTTTCAACTGCCGCCAACAGTTAGCGTACAAAGAAGAACCTTACGACGAACCTTGGGGAGAGCGGTTCAACGGCCGGGCTGAAGACCGCATGTTTGACGCCTGCAGGGTCCAACGATTAAGAAGCCGGGCCTCTGCGCTGACGTTCCCAAGTCGGGGTTAGTACCAGTTCTTAGGCGTCACTGCGCAGTTGTAACGCTCCATTCACACCAATCTCTAGAATAAAGTCTCCCCCCGTGTtgcccttcccccctcccccccattCGCCGCTCCCGTTTCTTTCGTCTGCTATTCGCCATCTCGACTGGTCCGGTTGTTGGAAGTTCCGATGAGCGGCGGTCAATGGGCAGAAACGGCTCTTCATATTGCCAGCGTTAACAACCCAAAGTCTTTTGTCGGAAGTCTCTTCCAacccttcctcccctcccctcgtactcctctcttcttcctccttctccccgTCTTGCCGCCGGGGATGAGGGCGAACCGCCATAGTCGAGTCCTACGCGATCGTCCGAGGAGAATCGAACGTCCGGCATCTCGATGGCCGGAACGCTGGTGCCGCCGTGGTACGAGGCGTCCACGCCGACCAACGAGGAGCAGAACATCGCCAGCATGTTCTGGGGCTTCAcgctcggcgtcgggctCTGGAGCGGCGTCAAGGGATACCGGCAGAGCAAGGCCAACTGGAAGAGGACCCACCGGATCAACACATACGTATGGCTCATCTGGGCGGAGTGGATGGccagcatcgtcatcggcatcgtTTCGTGGTGCTATCTGACGGCTCTCATCGGGCCAAGGTATGTTCTTCCCACGCGCGTTGCGGCGTGTGGCTGCTAGGGCCGGAACGACAACTAACACGACCGCCCCCCAATCCCTTCCAGCTTCGAGTATTTCTTCTTACTGCGTAAGTATCACAAGCATTTTCCCAGCTGCCGATGGGGAAGAGACTAAGCTGATATTCAATGTGTCGACGTAAGTCGTTCTCTGGAGCATCCAAGTAAGCAGCTCTCTCTCAGAAAAcccaacaaaaaaaaaaaccacccACAGAGCCCGACAGCCCTGTTCCACGGCGACTGACTCGGAAGAAACAGGTCCAATGCCTGATGCAAATCATAATCAACCGAATCGCGATCCTGATGCCGATCCCCGCCCACGCGACGCGGCTGAAATGGggcgtcttcgccgtcctcctcgccgtcaatATCAGCGTCTTCTGCATCTGGATACCCGCGCGGCTCCAGATCAGCAAGACCTACATCCACATCAACGAGATCTGGGACCGCATCGAGAAGGGGATattcctcatcgtcgacgccggcctcaaCCTGACCTTCATCTAcctcgtcaagtcgcggCTGATCGCCAGCGGCCTGACAAAGTACACGGCGCTCTTCCGATTCAACCTGGCCATGATAGCGATCTCCATGTCGCTCGATGTACGTCTGCTACTGTCCCGCCCTCCTTTTGCAGGATTGCCGACTCATCTCGTCGTCTATTAGATAATTCTGATAGGACTCATGTCCCTTCCAAACACATTAATGTAGGTGTAGTAGCCAAGGCACCTACCATGACTTCGAAGACCTAACCGACCCGTCTAGTTACGCACAATTTCACCCTCTCGCCTACCTTCTGAAGCTGCATATCGAGATGGGCATGGCGGAGCTCATCGCcaaggtcgtcaaggccTCGCATCCGATGAGCCCGCACCTGGAATCGCGGAGGGACAGCAACGAGATTGCCCCCGACGCGAACCAACCCCAAAAGTCGGTATCCAAGTCGACAGGGTCGCGGaggttctcgtcgtcctACCTGGGCGGGCGGTGCGTGCTGGGCTCTACTACGGCGGACGCCGACGGGGGCGTCATAGAGCCTCAACGGTCCTTCGGCGGGAGGCCGGAACCCCGCGAGCTCGAGCCCGAGTCTCATGCGAATGCGGTTCCCGGGCCGGCGGGGCAGGCGGAAGAGGCCCTCGGCCGTCCGCGTTCGCTCTCCCGCCGCGCCACGGAGCCTGGCAACCTCGAGAGTCTGGAGATGGCGCCGCAGCCGAGATCGGGCCGGCAGGACTCGAGCAGCACAGTGAAGGATAATGATCAGGAAGTGACGTGGTACGTTTAACGAACCGGTTCGGGTTTTCGTGATACCCAGGAGTTCAGGGAAatgcaaaaagaaaaaaggtgAAAAAGCGGTTTAAGGCAGTCTGGTTCAATACGTTATATAGACTCCCAACAGTGGGTATAGGCAAAGGCGTAACACGGCGTCGTTTTCGGTTCTCATTGATACACATCTTGGACTTCTCTCGGCTGGTTCGCGTGCGCAAATGTTTTGGTCTCTCGTCGTCTCTTCGCTCATCACGGATATCCGGGGTTCTTATTTGACTCGATGCTTTGCTGTGTCATTCCAAAAACAATGTATCATTTACAAAGGACTACTTTTCCAAACGTTCTATTTGTTCAAGCGAGGGGCCCTCTCCGGGTCCCGCCAGTACAGGCACGCCTCCCTGCGGATAtcgtccttctcgacccTCGTGCCGTTGTtgggctggacgacgagctgcagCGCGGGCTCCGAGTCGAGCCCGTACCCGGCGGGCTCGTAGTTGGGCCACTCGGGGCTGCCGGGGAACCGGTGCGTGTTCGGGTCGCCGGAGAGGACGAAGCTGGACAGGTAGCCGTGGTAGATGTGGCTGACGTCCGGGTGCTGGACGACGGGCTCGTCCCAGGTGTACTTTGTGTCGGCGGTGTGCGGGATGCCGCGCCACTCGGGCCACgagttgttggtgttgaagCGCAGCTTCCAGGTGggcacgccggcgagggaggcgCGGTAGGCCGTCTCCTGGCCCGGGCAGATGTAGCCGTAGTCGCTccaggcggccgagaggcgGTTGTACTGGGTGCTGTTGGGGGAGTTGGCGA
The genomic region above belongs to Colletotrichum higginsianum IMI 349063 chromosome 2, whole genome shotgun sequence and contains:
- a CDS encoding UMTA protein is translated as MATNAPTTANGQAPTSVDTGPTVGAIVAAPINAVEDGDDDGFTDTGSVTTSSTASLTESVTEYRRLHGRTYTQKTDYWGPNDEKQNEALDLNHYWQTLFLEDKLFLAPIGNKSHKVLDLGTGTGIWAIDFADEFPSADVTGVDISPIQPSWTPPNCKFQIDDIERPWTWPVEFFDFIHVRNLEGSVSDWPRMYEQAFEHLQPGGWFEIKEFDFQIHSQKFGDSLDKDHIFTRWADVMFPALERLGKTGKQTRNHGIADALGAAGFVDIVEKSWPVPVGPWPADPVLREVGICNLEYLNQSLEGFGTFLLKEIMGWEYAEILVFMSEARKAMRDSSLQPYYKLHVVYARKPEASEGTEEQAGTATEADS